A genomic window from Indicator indicator isolate 239-I01 chromosome 10, UM_Iind_1.1, whole genome shotgun sequence includes:
- the MMACHC gene encoding cyanocobalamin reductase / alkylcobalamin dealkylase → MEECVAERLRGALGPFGFEVHAFKVGWYNAVLQPAFHLPYPDDTLAFVVLSTPSMFDKALKPFINKERLKIIRDPVDQCVSHHLSRLKEKFPDQKVDIIFDYEILPSRKPKFLAQTAAHVAGAAYYYQRKDVKLDPWGNKKIYGVCIHPKYGGWFAIRGLLLFPDIQVLLLKQSAPIDCVSTEEKRIELLEQFNFHWKDGRYRDIIEVKERYSEEQKAYFATPPAERFRLLGLTHEAQRNTFH, encoded by the exons ATGGAGGAGTGCGTGGCGGAGCGGCTCCGTGGCGCATTGGGCCCCTTCGGCTTCGAGGTGCACGCCTTCAAG GTTGGATGGTACaatgctgttctccagccagccTTTCATCTTCCCTACCCAGATGACACACTGGCCTTTGTGGTTCTCAGCACACCTTCGATGTTTGATAAAGCCCTTAAACCTTTTATCAACAAAGAACGGTTAAAAATTATCAGGGATCCTGTGGATCAGTGTGTTTCTCATCATTTGTCACGTCTGAAGGAG AAATTCCCTGACCAGAAGGTGGACATCATCTTTGATTATGAGATTCTGCCAAGCCGAAAGCCCAAGTTCTTGGCACAGACAGCTGCCCATGTTGCTGGAGCTGCATATTACTACCAAAGGAAGGATGTGAAGCTTGATCCTTGGGGGAATAAG aagATCTATGGCGTATGTATTCATCCCAAGTACGGCGGTTGGTTTGCTATCCGGGGTCTTTTGCTCTTCCCAGATATTCAGGTACTGTTGCTGAAACAGTCTGCCCCTATTGACTGTGTGagcacagaggagaaaagaattgAGTTACTGGAGCAGTTCAATTTCCACTGGAAGGATGGCCGCTACAGGGACATAATTGAAGTGAAGGAAAGGTATTCAGAGGAACAAAAAGCCTACTTTGCCACTCCTCCAgcagagagattcagattgcTAGGGCTGACACATGAAGCCCAGAGAAACACATTTCACTGA
- the PRDX1 gene encoding peroxiredoxin-1 — protein MSSGNAFIGKPAPNFTATAVMPDGQFKDVKLSDYKGKYVVFFFYPLDFTFVCPTEIIAYSDRADEFKKINCEVIGASVDSHFCHLAWINTPKKQGGLGTMKIPLVSDTNRTIAKDYGVLKEDEGIAYRGLFIIDDKGILRQITINDLPVGRSVDETLRLVQAFQFTDKHGEVCPAGWKPGSDTIKPDVQKSKEYFAKQK, from the exons ATGTCTTCAGGAAATGCTTTCATTGGGAAACCAGCCCCTAACTTTACTGCCACAGCTGTGATGCCAGATGGACAATTCAAAGATGTCAAACTCTCAGACTATAAAG GAAAATATGTTGTCTTCTTCTTCTACCCCCTGGACTTCACATTTGTCTGTCCAACTGAAATTATTGCATACAGTGACAGAGCTGATGAATTCAAGAAAATTAACTGTGAAGTAATTGGAGCTTCTGTTGACTCTCACTTTTGTCACCTTGCCTG GATCAACACTCCTAAGAAACAAGGTGGTTTGGGTACTATGAAAATCCCATTGGTTTCTGACACAAATCGTACCATTGCCAAAGATTATGGAGTGCTGAAAGAGGATGAAGGTATTGCATACAG GGGTCTGTTCATTATTGATGACAAGGGGATCTTGAGGCAGATAACAATCAATGATCTTCCTGTTGGCCGCTCTGTTGATGAAACCCTCAGGCTTGTCCAGGCCTTCCAGTTTACAGATAAACATGGAGAAG tgtgcccagctggctggAAGCCTGGCAGTGACACAATCAAGCCTGATGTTCAGAAAAGTAAAGAGTATTTCGCCAAGCAGAAATAA